CTTGACGATGAATTTTTTATTCATACGGATTATCCAGTTTCCAATGTGGATGTCGTTTTAATATCAGAAATTATAAACAACTTAGATAACCAGGGTTGGAAGAATGGCCTGTAGGAAAGGGGGGACGTGCACCCGAGGTTAAGAGGGGTGCACAAAGTCGCACTCCTAACCTAGTCCCTAAATGGTAAGTCTTGGTGTAACACAGCTTTTTATACATTACCTGTACGTCTCCATAATTTATAAGATTATTTAACTTGTGCATGCatacattttttttataaaataatgtGGTATTGGTTAACCTTATTTCATTCTTCTCTGAGTTAGTTTGTTACAGAAACTTTAATCTGTACATACAGTCGTCAGTGCAGTGTAATTTTTATGTGTTTCAAGTTTCTTGAACTTTAATGGAAGCTAATCAATATGTACTGCAACATGCTTTTGTTGATTGTAGGAAACATTCGAGTTCCTTCACTTCTTACAAGTTCAGGGCATACCAAAGGTTATGGGGGTGCTTACAAATCTGGATAAACTTAAAGATGAAGATGCACGCTCAACAACCAAAAAGTGCCTCATCCGAAAATTTAGGGAACACATATATAAAGGAGCAAATGCATTCTGCTTGTCTAGTTTCCATTATGAAAGGTGAGTATATGTGGACCAATATATGTTCTTGCACCTATCATATGGTATGGTTCATGTATTTATGAATCCACCCAACCCGTTAgtaaattaaggagttttcattaTGATTTCTTATCCAAGTATCAAGAGAGTGATATTCAGGAATTGGCTGACTTTTTATTGGTCGAGAAATTTCCAACTTTGCCATGTCGTGCTAAACATCCTTATATGCTAGTTGATCGTCTTGAGGATATGACTTCCTCAGAAGCACATGTGGTTGATAATGACAAGAGACATATATTACTGTGCGGTTATCTTCGAGGTTGTGATATCAAGAAAGGAACCAAGGTACATTTTTTAGCTGCCCTTGTTGATTACGaacttgctttttattttcatcaTTGATCTATTTCCTCTTGTTCTGTCTATTTTGTTCACAAGAGCGTATTCAATTAAAACATTCTCCTAATCACATTTGCTCATACTTTTGCATGGCAAGTTTCATTTTTAGACCATTTTGTACCCTGTCTTAATTTTCTTGAGTGTATTTGAGAAAAGAATAGAAGGTACCAGTTCTAGTTGAGCTTTTCCTAGAATTTCTGTGCTTGTATGCCGAGCTCATAAACTGAAGAATAATAAGAAAAGAGGTTCACAAAACAGAAAATGTCACTAGTTAAGCTAATGCTAAGTTGTTTGAGTAATTTGATATTTTGGTCATCTTTCCGGTTCATGCATtagatttttttccattttttgctTATTATTCTGTAATGAACTTACAAAGTTACGTACCTCTTGTTTTCACTTCTTGTGTAACAACATGTACTTGCATGTTGTTCCGTCAAATTCTTGATGTGTATGACTTAGCTGGTATTGTTCCAGGTGCATATTGCTGGTGTTGGTGATTACCCTTTAGCTGATGTTACAATCTCCGCCGACCCTTGCCCTTTACCAGTTACCACCTGACAGCCATGAACTCGAGGTACCCACTGAAGATATTTTAGTTTCTACGTTTTATGTGAAATAAATAATTCTTCATATCTATATTCTGAACTCTAAAAAGGCGATACTTGATTTTCGTACTTTTGTGGGAATGATACTCTGCCCGGATGCAGATTAATATAGATGAAAACAATCTTGATGTGGAACCTTACATGGAGACCGAGAGTTTCAGAGTAGGGACTTACCTAACGTTTAAGGTTTTTGGCGTTCCTTTTGAGATGGTTCCCGATCGTGATCCCTGTCAGCCTATTCTCGTAGGAGGTATCGGCCTTGCAGAACAGACTGCTGGATATATGCAGGTGAAATGCCTTCCCTTAGTTTTCCGTACTCCAATTTTCAGTTGTACTGTTTATCCACACCCTTTGCAACTTGCCGGTATTGACAGTTTTATGCAAGGTTGCTAACAGGTTAACTTGGTTCTGGTATGCATCCAGATACTCGAGGATAGTCCGGCTCAGACACGGGGGACGCTTGAACAACTGCTTGCTGTTATCCTTTTCGAAGAAGTGTTGCCTTTTGGTTGGCGGTCACGAGAGAAATGTCCTTTAAAAGCTTACCATGGAACAACAATAATTGCCGTGATTAACAAGTCAGGCCTGTATTTTATTGTTGACGGGTTATTATTTCCTCTCGAGTCAGTCAACACTCCacagaaaggaaaagaaaagaaaaaggaagataATTCAAATGCTGCTGGTTCAAAACTTCCTTATATAGGAAAGATGTTAATTGCACTATGTGGTTCAACTATATTGCAGGAGTTTGTTATTCATCACCTCACTCCAAAGGTGATTTGTTATCATCTTTATTTTTATATACTTTTACGTTTTCTGATTTGGTTTTGGTAGCTTGATGTGGGTTTCATTAGTAGCCTACCCCAACTTGTTTGGGGCTAAAGGCTCTGTCTTTATTGTACAAAGATTATTAATGTCGTTTTGATTTCATGTGCAGATCAAAGATCACTCTTGGACACCGCAACAGTGTGCTACAGAGACAAATAGATTACTGACAACCCATGTCATAACCGATGAGGAGAGGAAGCAATTTAAAATACCCAAAACCATGGTAATTGGATCTGGGGGTTGGGGCTGCGGATTGCTATTTGGTTCATATGTGGTGAGTTGAGCTATAAAAAACAAGTGAATTGTTGTATTTTgcatatgattgatttactgaTCATGTTCTTTGTATAATAGAGTGGGGCTCCTAGCCTTTACTTTGCAGATGAAAGAGAAATCACACGTGTGTGGGATAttcaagattttgaaggaagCCTTGAAGATCTCAAACATGATGATAGACAGTTTGCCTTCATTTGTCGAGGTTCAGGTCAGAACTTTGCTTGAGAAACATTATATGAGTACTGTTATGCTCACAAAGCGGAAGATGATAATGAGCTCGACAAAGATGGTCATTCACTTGATAGCGGCGAACTTTCACTGGATGACCATGTCTTTATCTTACTTCATGGAATGAAAAATTCCTGTAAGGATAAATTAACGGGAGGCTACATGACTTTACGGCACATGTCTCCTGATGGAGTTAAAGTATTGCATCCTATTGTGCATGAGTCTGACCTTAAGCAATCTATGAAAGCTTTGCAAATACATCCAGATGTGCAAGAGATTGCAGAAATACTTGGTATTTTTGAAGATTCGGACGAAGAGTTGGATGATTTTGAAGATTCAGACGAAGAGTCTGAATGAAAAAACGAAGAGAAAAGTTACTTTTTGTGAATAAGCAGATGAAAGATGGTTATGTTGTTTATACACTGGGAATTGTCGAGAAAAGTATGACTCTGTCATGAATTATACAATTGCTAATAGCTACGGAATTAAACTCGAGATGATTTTTCTTCATGTACTTAATTTTTCCTTTCCATTTTTGAATAGGAAGGAAGTTCATGGGTTACTGACGTACCTCAGACCCACTGGACATGAACATTATAGGACGGAATACTGTACAACTATCACAAAGAACTACAGTAGCGTTTGAACTAAAATGGCCATAGTCAAGGTTTATGATGGCATCATGAACTAAATGGCGTTAGAACTGTACAACTCTTCACAAACTTTTATGTGCAGTTTCTGATGCATGGTCAGCATACCTGTTTGAGTTTAAACTGAGCCTAAGCGTATGTATTATGCTAGGCTAACTAAAACTTACTAATTTAATTTAAGACGATTGATCCATTAATCATGATAGATTAGTTGCTTGATTAGTGCATTACAAATTTTTAAATCAGTGGATAAATATCGGTTGGTAGGTGAATCATTTTCCATTGATTATAATTATTTTTGAAGTAAGATCGTGACTTATTTACTAATGGTGTTTTTCTGCTAGCTTACTCGATCGTCTAAATTGTTGAACCCTAACCTTATAGAAATGTACTTGAGATTCCTTGCGAGGATCATAAAATTAATCTTATCCTGTCAATGCAGATAAGTTTCTAAAATTTGGATTTGATGGATGTAGGTCCCATCATCACCGTTCCTAAGCAGCAATGATTCTTTCATTTGTCTGTAACTCTGGAATTCTTCCAATGCATCAGCAGTTgtcttcaacattttctcaataaTAAGCAAAAGCTTTATAAGTTCAACCTGGAGGCTAGCAAAAAGTAAATTAGAATTTGTCCACTTAATAAGAATGGTAGAAAATTGGAGGAAGAAACAAAATCACATACCACATAGCAAACAATTTGTTTGAGAATCCAAATTTACTTCTGAATCTAAGCAGTTTGTTTATGTATCCATCATATCCCTGCATACTGGTCGAAGAAAACATCTCTAAGCAACATGTgtgtaccgtgtataaaatacacggaaggTCCATTAATCAAGCCCGCTAATCAAGCCCGTaaagaagattctagaagttttcagaagtcttgttgcccaagttgcttgcatatcaagtttacatcaaaattagggttacataacacTATAAAATATATGTATTTTAAACCCTAAGAGacatggaattttaggttagctaacccaggGAAAATTATTGTATCCTACAATCAATAAACTATTTCTCTgttctccgtggatgtaggcaacacttgccgaaccacgttaaattcttgtgtctctttatttttcttcgaTTTGTTTCATAACCATAATTtatttaatcatcatcaaatcaatcgtgttttgtgcctagaatttattttgggcacaaacattggcgccgactaaggggattcgtgaaAACAACCGTGTTTTACTGTTGAGAGAAGTGCCGGAAAAATCATGCATGagattccatgcaaaaatcagcagcacaaaaaagaaaaatcaaaaaatcagggttcttacgtaactattgcaaatgatgaaaaccgttgcgaaacagttgaagaaactgtagTGAAAGCAATAGCAGAAGTGTTGCGAAATGAAagatactgtaacagatatagGTGTTGCAGAAGGCGTTGCAAAAACCTAATCTGCGTCCAACCTCacgtacagcttcagatccagcgaatcatgtccgttaAATTTGGAAGATATCGTCCATAGGATCTGTTCAGCCGCACGTCCAGCTGCAGATTCACCATAACCGGTTCAACACATCCAGCGAATCGAAGGAGACACGCGGGGAGCACTAACCAAAGCCAAACCGGTCTGGCTCAGACGGTCTAACCCGAACCGAACCTTTTTCCTGGTCCAATTCCAACCGAACCGATTCAACCACTTCATCTGGTCCAACTCGGTCCAAACCTTTCGGGTCCGACCAGTTACCATGTCAGCAGCGACACGTCAGCACCGCATGGATGCCACATCAGCAAGACGTCCCAGTCAGCGTTGCCATGTCAGTAAGACATCCAGTCAGCAACGCCACGTCAGCACCGGATGCCGAACCGAACCTTTTTCCTGGTCCAATTCCAACCGAACCGATTCAACCACTTCATCTGGTCCAACTCGGTCCAAACCTTTCGGGTCCGACCAGTTGCCATGTCAGCAGCGACACGTCAGCACCGCATGGATGCCACATCAGCAAGACGTCCCAGTCAGCGTTGCCATGTCAGTAAGACATCCCAGTCAGCAACGCCACGTCAGCACCGGATGCCACGCCAGCAGGTATCCCGTCATGTCAGCTGCATCAGTTCACTCATTGACTGCCAAGTCGGCATTTAGATCCAGTCAGGATAGTGCCTTGGTAGTTCAAGAAAAAAAAGTCAGGAGGGAGGAATCGATCTTATGACCTGTAGGTTGCACCTTTCATCCTTCAACCATCTGTGCTTCCAATTCGTTTGTGCAACAAAACATGACTCAGTAATCTAAGTCTGTTCAGCGCGCATATCATTCACATCTTGTTTCGCCAATAACATTTTCGTTtaaagtccgaattgagtgattttttgcTCGTTTGAATCGTCTTTCGATTCACTACAGCATGGAAGCAAAAATTCTGTGTTcgagaaacttttatgtgcacttggggcaacaacatgatcgagttcgaggatcgtggatagcgacataatCGATTTCGAGGTTCGTGAGCAGCGACATGATCGAGTGCGAGAATGAGGATTgcctagacccttcaatatttagccttgcatcacatcgcaagcacctaaagcctcaccttgcatgtgagcacataagtcttgctcttatcgcaagcataaaatctcgccttgcacgcgagtatgaaagacttgcaccttggcaagcataaagtctcgtctcaaccacgagcccaatgcccgatattggtacaaagactcgtactcaacacaagcaacagccagcctgcccgagcagcgagcgcttcaGCCTTggtacgttgcgagcaaaaaaaaCAAACCTTACCCCATAAAGCCCAACGAGGACGAATATGGACTTGGCAAGCTGTGTATTTAGGAATGAAAATTTCAGGTACGTATCGCGTTTTTTTAAGAATGGTAAACTAACATGAGCATATGTTGCAGGGAAAACCATGCTGGATATGTACAACAGTGTGCCATGATTCATTTGTGCAGTTATGTACATGCCTCCGTCGCATGTAGCCTTAATCTTCTTAACTTAAGACTCAAGCACGCACATTATATTTCACTCAAGACTCGACtatctctcgagcatcacaagtccaccacgtggcaaaaagtctcgcctagcacgtgagcaaattttttgcaggtgattacagttgggggcgtctttatAATACCTCTACTCaagcttgggggcgagttacgtcatcaacggtCGACGCAGAAGGATAAAGGAATTTCTTAACCCCcaaggttaagagggggcgatgtttgtaccgtgtataaaatacacggaatGCCCATTAATCAAGCCATCTAATCAAGCCCGTaaagaagattctagaagtttccagaagtcttgttgctcaaagttgcttgcatatcaagtttacatcaaaattagggttacataataCTATAAATATATGTATTCTAAACCCTAAGAGacatggaattttaggttagctaacccaggAAAAATTATTGTATCCTACAATCAATAAACTATTTCTCTgttctccgtggatgtaggcaacaccttccgaaccacgttaaattcttgtgtctctttatttttttttcgatttGTTTCATAACGCTAATTtatttaatcatcatcaaatcaatcgtgttttgtgcctagaatttattttgggtacaaacacaaCACACTTGTTCAACAAACAAATTACATGATCAGGTAGAAGCTTCGTGGTCCTACACAGAAACTGTCCTAAAGCTAATTTCTATATACCAACTAACATTTAAGCCTCGTTATGGAGAGGTACATGGGCAATAAAgagagaaaattgagaaaactcaatTTCAATATCTACGACTCACTAATGTAGATTAGTTAGTATGTTAAAAACAGTAGAATCCAGTAGAGATTTCCTTAAAATAGAAAAAATACTATATGTTCGTCTAGAGTAAGATGTTCTAACGATCCAATAACAATACAGAGAactaagaagaaataaaaaacaattctagaaacaaaagatttcactAATTCTTTGGAAAAACTCTTACAATAGTGTTTACCTCACAAGAACTAGTCAGTCAAAGTTCCCTAACAGTAAGAACCCTAGATGCTCTTTTCTTCTCTCACAAACAGACGTTTGTAAACTCTCTAAGAAGAAGATATCTATATCTCTAACCTTACATGTCCTTTTATAGATCACACAAACTTGTCCCCCAAGAACTTCCTAGGTTAGCTTTCTACCTAAATTACATAAACAACTCAACTAGGAAACCACTTAACTTGGGAAACACCCCAAGTAATGTTTCTGACCCGTTCCGGAAGATTCTGGAACTTAACGGAATAAAACCtaacaatcaccaccttttgtgacgtgaacaaAACAGCAGCTGTCTTTTTACTTTTTCACTTTGACGTACGAAAATCTTCTTTTATCTCACCCTTATTCAAGGGCCTCCCTCCCATAAGGGTCGTCAATTATCTAGGTTGATAATTAAGCCATGTCCAAAGAGGACATGGTCACAGACACTTTTCGTTGAAACTTTCGTCTAGAAGCACCACCTAAGCCTAACCTCCTCCTTGTTGCATCAGCACCACCGAAACAGATGTTTCTTAAACTTCTAGCACCACCACAAACAACTCTTCCATGTAATCAGTACACCCTTGTACCGTCTTGCCATTAAGATTATATTATCGCCATGATATACACTCATTACTTCATCTTTAGTAGAGTATCTCATTCCAAGTGATTCTAATCTAGGTAAACTAATTGGATTTCACTTCATCTCCGGCACATGTCTATCATTTTTGATTCTTTAAACTAAGACATCAAACAAATTTAGGCGAACTTCACCGACTCCATGAACCAACAATCTAGAGTCATTCCCCATGTAGACAAACCCGCTGCAATCTTCATAATTGTTGTATAATGAACGATTATTGCAAACATGCACAACGACACCATAGTCTAATACCCATCCTCCCTGACTTTTAAGATTTGCAGGCGTCAGTAGGACCTCATCACGATTACAATCTTCCGATAGCATCGCTCAGACTGCAGTATCTTTAAGAAAGTTAGCCGAAACTTTCCCAAAACTTTCCTTTTCCTAGGAAAATCTCTAGCACAATGCCCTAGCTGACCACACTTTTAGCAATCACCTCTGAAAACTGTTCGTTTTCCTTTGTTGCTACCAACTCTCTTCCCATCAGCTAAAAACGCATCTTCAGAAATATTACTAAACCGATCTCTCTTTCACATCATCTCCTCCGCAGCTAAAGCATTGCAGACTTCTAATATAGTAAACGACGATCGACTCATAAAATTCTGTGACAATGTCTTATATGATTCTGGAAGCGTCTAGATCAGCTGTAGAGCTTTGTCTTGATCATTCAAATTGTCACCAACAGCTTCAAGCTTCGATATTAATGAATCAGATGCAGAAATATGATCCATCACCGGAGTATTCTCTTCCATCATCATATCATGTAAAAGACCCTTAATAAAGATCTTATAGTCATTGTTTTAACCATGAATAAACTTTCAAGAGAGTCCCATAGTTTTTTTGCTGATGTAGCATCCTTGATTGCAACATGACCTTGCACCTTTCTAGCGAGATGAAGCCAAATATCCGATAAACACTTCTTATCCATATTTTTACATGCATCATTAATATATTCTATCATCTCCATCTCATTCGAATCTCTCTTTTTCTGTTGCTTCATCGTTGGACCTTTAAGGGCGTCATTCAAATCTAGCACgacaagataatatttcatattcATCTGCCAAAGACTGAAATCAAAATTCCCATCAAACCTTTCCATACAATAAAACTCAATTCTCCGTACTTTTCCATCGCATCAACTCCTTCTCGACTatccacgctcaccgcaccaATTGTAGAATCCATTAGAGATTTCCTTAAGATAGAAAAACTACTATACGTTCGTCTCGAGTAAGATGTTCTAACGATCTAATAACAATGTAGAGAACTAAGAAGAAACAAGAAACAATTCGACAAAAAAAAGATTTCACTAATTCTTTGGAAAAACTCTTACAATAGTGTTTACCTCACAAGAACTAGTCACTCAAAGTTCCCTAACAATAAGAACCCTAGCTGCTCTTTTATTCTCTCACAAACAGACATTTGTAGACTCTCTAAGAAGAAGATATCTATAAATCTAGCCCTATAGGTCCTTTTATAGATCACACAAACTTGTCCCTAAGAACTTCCTAGGTTAGCTTTCTACTTAAATTAGATAAATGACTGATCAACTAGGAAACCACATAACTTGGGAAACAGCCCAAGTAATGTTTCTGACCCGTTCCGGAAGATTCCGGAACttaacggaacaaaacctaacaAAAACAACTACTCCTAGGAACTAAAAATGTTTGTGTAAGTATCAATGAATTTGAAAAACATGTATCTGCGCAAACCCTTCATGctaattaagaaaaatgtttACACAACACAGTTGTGACTAACGAATCACATGATCATGTAAGAACTCCTAGATCCTGCACAGTAACTAGTCTCAAAGATAATTTCTATCGACTAAGATTTAAGCTTGGTTCGTTATAGAAATAAATGGAGAAAATTCAATTCAATTATGCAGATTGTTTAGTATGTTTTATGTCCATAAAAAACTACTAAGGAAACCTGCAAATCAATTGTATGGCACACTGGGTTATGTCACTGACACTTCAATAAAACAAAACTATTAACTAAGGCAAGTGTAAGAGGTAATAACATAGTGTAGGAAGTAATAACATAGTGTACTCTTGGAGCATGGATCGTCATGGGACTTAAGATTTCCATACTAATCgtgaaaaaaatattataaaaaatcATGATGATTTAAATATAGAAGGTCTTGACAAGTCTTCTAATTGACAAAAGGCAGTGCTCCTGTTTGCGTCTGCAAGTTGCTCTTTGTTTTTTAGGTTTCACAAGTTGTGTCTTCTTCTGTTGATACTCTTTGTTTTCCTAGATTGTTCTTTACTTTTTT
This DNA window, taken from Papaver somniferum cultivar HN1 chromosome 3, ASM357369v1, whole genome shotgun sequence, encodes the following:
- the LOC113359457 gene encoding ribosome biogenesis protein BMS1 homolog, with the protein product MLQSPPTLALYQLPPDSHELEINIDENNLDVEPYMETESFRVGTYLTFKVFGVPFEMVPDRDPCQPILVGGIGLAEQTAGYMQILEDSPAQTRGTLEQLLAVILFEEVLPFGWRSREKCPLKAYHGTTIIAVINKSGLQHSTERKRKEKGR
- the LOC113361264 gene encoding uncharacterized protein LOC113361264; amino-acid sequence: MLIALCGSTILQEFVIHHLTPKIKDHSWTPQQCATETNRLLTTHVITDEERKQFKIPKTMVIGSGGWGCGLLFGSYVSGAPSLYFADEREITRVWDIQDFEGSLEDLKHDDRQFAFICRGSGQNFA